The DNA sequence CGGCGTAGTGCGCAGGCGTGTTGGCCAGTTCGCAATGCCCCCAGCGCAGGTCGCAGTCGATGGCATGCCGCTGCACGCGCTGGCGGACGATGTCGACGGCTTCAAGGCCCAGGCGTTCGAGTGTCTGGCAACCGTCGCTGCCGATGTACTTCTGGAATTTCCCCAGATCGTGTCCGAGCCCGCGGATCAGCTGCCCGCCGTTGCGCCCGCTGGCGGCCCAGGCGATCTGGCGTGCTTCAAGCAGAATGACCGAGTGGCCGCGCTCGGCCAGCTCGATGGCCGTGTTGACGCCGGTAAAGCCGCCGCCGACCACGCAGACATCGGCCTGGGCCTGGCCTTCAAGCGGTGGGCAGTCGAGGCTGCGATTGCGGGTGGCGAAATAATAGGTAGCAGGTGCAGTGAGGCTGGAAAACATAGGGAGGGTACCTGTCGACTTCGGGCTGGCAGGCCAGCCCGATTGGGGCGGATTAGCGGCCGGACTTGAGCTTGTTCCAGGAACGGGTCACCCAACGCATTATTTCCGGTGGCTGCTCAGAGGAGACATAGAGCTTTTGTTGAACCGCTGCCGGCGGATAAATCGACGGATCATTCCTGATTTGCTCGGTCATCAGCGCAGTCGCCTGGGTGTTGGCATTGGCGTAGCCAACATAGTCGCTGACGCTGGCAATCGCCTGCGGCTGCAACAGATAGTTGATGAATGCGTGGGCTTGTTCGACATTTTTGGCGTCGACCGGGATGGTCAGCATATCGAACCAGAGGTTGCCCCCCTCACGAGGTACGACGTAGGCGATTTGCACCCCGTTACCGGCGTCCTCGGCCCGCTTCATCGCCTGGAATACATCGCCGGAATAACCGAAGGCGATGCAGATATCGCCGTTGGCCAGGTCACTGACGTATTTGGAGGAATGGAAGTAGGTAATGTAAGGCCGCAGGCTCTTGAGTTTGTCCTCGGCTTGCGCATAGTCCTTGAGCTGTTTGCTGTTGGGGTCAAGGCCCATGTAGTTGAGCATTGCCGGAAATATCTCGTCGGCCGAGTCCATGAACGAGACACCGCAGGCCTTGAGTTTTTTCAGGTTTTCCGGCTCGAACAGCACGTTCCAGGAATCGATCCGGTCGGTGCCGAGCACTTCCTTGATCTTCGTGACGTTGTAGCCGATGCCATTGGTGCCCCAGAGATAGGGGACCGAATACTGATTCCCCGGATCGTTGACCTGCAGGCGCTCCAGCAGTTTGGGGTCGAGGTTGCTGCGGTTGGGCAGCTTGGCCAGGTCCAGCTTCTGGAACACCCCGGCCTTGATCTGCCGACCCAGGAAATGATTGCTCGGGACCACCACGTCATAGCCGGTACGCCCGGCCAACAGCTTCCCTTCCAGGGTCTCGTTGGAGTCGAACACGTCGTAAACCGGCTTGATGCCAGTGTCGCGCTGGAAATCCGCCAGAGTGTTTTCGGCGATGTAATCGGTCCAGTTATAGATATTGACGACATCCTGCGCCCAGGCCTGGCAAGCCAGGCCGGACAGGGTAAGAGCAGAGAGCAGGGCGGTTATGCGTGGCATTTTTATTATGGGCATGATCTTGTCCTGGGTCTTGGGAAACGATCCGCGAGGGGCTAGTGCTTACACACTCAGCAGAAGGAACTCGCGCTCCCAGGAGCTGATCACCTGCTTGAAGTTCTCGTGCTCGACCCGCTTGACCGCGACATAGCCTTTGGTGAACCGGGGGCCCAGATGCTCCTTGAGCATGTCGGACTGTTCCATGCGCTCCAGAGCGGCCTCCAGGGTCAGCGGCAGGGCCAGGTTACGGCGCTCATAGCCGCGTCCCTGTACCGGCTGGCTAGGCTCGACGCCTTCGATCATGCCCACGAAACCACACAGCAGGCTTGCGGCCAGGGCCAGGTAAGGGTTGGCGTCGGCACCAGGCAGGCGGTTTTCCACTCGGCGATTTTGCGGATCCGAGTCAGGCACCCTCAGGCCCACAGTACGGTTTTCTTCGCCCCACTCCACATTGACCGGCGCCGAGGTGTCGGGCAGGAAGCGGCGGAATGAGTTGACGTTGGGGGCGAACAGCGGCAGCGTTTCGGGAATGTACTTCTGCAAGCCGCCAATGTGGTGCAGGAACAGCTCGCTCATGCTGCCGTCGGGATTGGAAAACACGGTTCTGCCGGTCTCCAGGTTCACGACGCTCTGGTGCAGGTGCATGGCGCTGCCCGGCTCGCCGGTCATCGGCTTGGCCATGAAGGTCGCGCTGACGTTGTGCTTGAGGGCCGCTTCGCGCAGGGTCCGCTTGAAGACGAAAATCTGGTCGGCCAGGTGCAGCGGGTCACCGTGACGGAAGTTGATCTCCATCTGCGCGGTGCCTTCCTCGTGGATCAGGGTGTCCAGATCCAGCCCCTGGGCTTCGCTCCAGTTGTACATGTCCTCGAAAAGCGGATCGAACTCGTTGGTCGCCTCGATCGAGTAGGATTGGCGCCCGGTCTCCTGCCGCCCGGAGCGGCCGACCGGTGGCTTGAGGGGGTAGTCGGGGTCATCGCTGCGCTGGGTCAGGTAGAACTCCATTTCCGGCGCGATGATGGGCTTCCAGCCCTGCTGGGTGTAGAGCTTGAGGACCTTCTTGAGGATGTTGCGCGGTGACAGCTCGATCGGGTTGCCGCGCTTGTCATGGGTGTCGTGGATAACCTGGGCGGTTGGTTCCAGGGCCCAGGGCACCAGAAACACGGCTTCTTCGTCGGGGCGGCAGTGCATGTCGATGTCGGCCGGGTCGAGCAGGTCGTAGTAGACCTCGTCCTCGACGTAGTCGCCGGTGACGGTCTGCAGCAAAACGCTCTCGGGCAGGCGCATGCCCTGTTCGTTCAAGAATTTGTTGGTCGGTGAAATCTTGCCCCGGGCAATGCCGCTCAAGTCCGAGATAAGACACTCGACCTCAGTGATCTTGTTGTCCTTCAACCATTGGCTCAATCGATCCAGATTGCCTTTCATAACGCCTCATGCCGGTAAGTTTGCCAGGGCGACCAAGTGCGCCCGGCTTCATGGAGTCGTATGAATCTTGCAGTCTGGATGTGGCGGGCCTCTATCCGATTCGCGAACGGTTTGACGCCTCTTTTTGGTGCGCTCAGGGGCGACGCAGGAGCGTGCAGCTGGGCAGCTCGTTGAACAGGTTGCGATAGGCCTCGGAGAAACGTCCCAGATGCCAGAACGACCAACGCATGGCGATCTCTGCCACCGTGGTTTCACCTGGACGGGCGCGCAGCAGGTCGCGATGCGCCGCATTCAGCCGGCGCAGACGCAGCCAGTGGTTCGGCGCGACCCCGATGAATGCCGTGAAGCTCTTCTGCAGCTGGCGCACCGAAACGCCGGCCGCCTTGGCAAGCTCCAGGGCATTGAAGTTCTCATCGGGAAAGGCTGTCACCAGTTCCAGGACCCTGCGTACGATTTTCCGGTCGTGGGCCAGGCGCCTTAGGCCAGAACCGTCCAGCGTCGGCGTCGAGCACTCGAGGACATACAGGCAGTCGTCCACCAACTGCCTGGCCAGGCTTTCCTCGGCGAGTTGATCATTGGCCCAGAGCAAGTTGGCCAGTGTGCTGCTCAGCCATCTGCCGAACACGCGGCTTTGCTGGGAACCCAGGGGCGTGAGGAAGAGCCCGTCCAACACGCTCAGGTCCAGGCAATCGAGCCCGCTCAGGTACTTGTGATCCAGCACCACGGCGACTTCCTTGTAATTCTCCGGGGTGATCCAGGTATTCTGGCTTTCGCCATTGAGCAGGTAGAGCGAGCCATCATTGGTGTCGAAGCTGAATACCAGGGAACTGGCCGGCGCATGGAAATACTGTTCGACCCGGGTGTTCATCTGCTCTTCGTACACCGCCACGCCACCGACTTCCATGTGCACGATCTGGCCCCGGAAAGCGCCAGGGGACATCTGCTGGTAATGCTGCTCCCAGCCGTCGATGACCGTCTGCTGCTCATTCACATCCAGGGCGTTGTGGGCTTGAATCTGCATGCTGACGTCCCTTATCCCGTCTTGTCGAACAGTGCCCGGTTCAGGCTTGTTGTGTGCGTTCCGGCGGCAGGGCTCGAGCCGAGGTCCTGGCCACCAGATAGTAATGGATACCGGGCACCAGCAACCCGACGATCCAGGAAATATCGACACCGTCGGCGAATACCTTGATACCGGGGAAGGTCAGGTTCGGCACGCCCTGGAATTGCTGCATGACATTGGCCAGTACTTGCAGGTCGGCCACCCTGGCAATTCGCGCAAAATCGTTGCACACAGCCGTGCCCCCACATGAACAAGGCTGCCATCCACGCGCGCCACCCCGATGTCTTTCGCGCCGTCGCCAGTATCGAGCCGGATCATGTCCTGCACCTGGAAGCGCCACAACTGCAACAGGCGATCGCAGAAGGCCGAAAACAAACTGGCCTCGCTATCGTCGAACGCCTGCGCATCGGCGCCACGATAGAGGCAGACGAAGAGCATCAAGCCGCTTTCGGGAGGCTCGAAGGTAACGCACATCAGGTGGTAGAGGTTGTGGCGCTGTGCGAATGCGTTCACCTCGGCGCATGAACTCAGAGGCTCCTCGTTCTCGAGCAAGGCGACCCAGTTGCAATACGCAAAGATTGAATGCATCGAGCGTACTCATTGGCGTATTGGTGCCGTACTGCATCAGCAACATCTCCGTGTAGTTCTGGCGCCTTGCACAACCGTGGGACCCATTCAATTGTTACGACTGCCGGGCGGGCTTTGGCCGACCTTGGGGGCTGTGTATACTGGCCGACATTTTAACGCCCTGGAACCTGCTGATGGTTGCTAACCTGATTCAATTTGCCACTAATCACTATCTGCTCGTCGGCATCTTTGCCGTATTGCTGGTTCTGTTGATTCTCTCGGAGTTGAGCCGCGGCGGCCGCAGCCTAAGCACCCGTGAGCTGACAGCGCTGGTCAACAAAGAGCAAGGCCTGGTGATTGATATCCGTACCTCCAAGGATTATGCCGCCGGCCATATCGTCGGTGCGCTGAACATCCCTCAGGACAAGCTGGCCGCGCGTATCGGCGAGCTGGAAAAACACAAGGGCAAGACCCTGATCGTCGTCGACAACATGGGTCAGCACGCTGGCACCAGCTGTCGCGAACTGCTCAAGGCCGGTTACAACGCTGCCAAACTGTCGGGTGGCGTTTCCAGCTGGCGTGCCGATAACCTGCCGCTGGTGAAGTGATATGGCCAACGTCGTCGTCTACTCCAGCGATTGGTGCCCTTACTGCGTACGCGCCAAGGCCTTGCTCGAGAGCAAGGGGGTTGCCTTCGAAGAGATCAAGGTCGATGGCAAGCCTCAGGTTCGTGCCGAAATGACCAGCAAGGCGGGCCGCACCTCGGTGCCGCAGATCTGGATCGACTCGACCCATGTCGGTGGCTGCGACGACCTGTATGCCCTTGAACGCTCCGGTAAACTGGATAAATTGCTCCAGGCTTGAACCCGTATTCCTACAAGACCCTAAAAGTAAGAAGGATCTGTCATGATCGACGAACAGAACAACGGCGCAGCAGCAAGCGACGAAGAGAACTCCCCGCAATTCTCCCTGCAGCGCATCTATGTGCGCGACCTGTCGTTCGAAGCGCCGAAGAGCCCGGCGATCTTCCGTCAGCAGTGGGAACCAAGCGTTGCCCTTGACCTGAACACCCGTCAGAAGGCCCTGGAAGGCGACTTCCACGAAGTCGTGCTGACCCTGTCGGTGACCGTCAAGAACGGTGAAGAAGTGGCGTTCATCGCTGAAGTCCAGCAGGCCGGCATCTTCCTGATCCGTAACCTCGATGCCGCGTCGATGACCCACACCCTGGGCGCGTTCTGCCCGAACATCCTGTTCCCGTACGCCCGTGAAGCGCTGGACAGCCTGGTGACCCGTGGTTCGTTCCCGGCACTGATGCTGGCACCGGTCAACTTCGACGCACTGTTCGCACAGGAAATGGCGCGCATGCAAGAGTCGGGTGAAGCCGCTCCATCGCTGCAGTAAGTAGTCGCTGTTACTCGAAAGCGCCCTGATGGGCGCTTTTTTGTTTATCAGACAAAACCTTGCTGGCGCCAGGCTTCGTACACGGCGACCGCCACTGTGTTGGACAGGTTCAAGCTGCGACAGCCTTCGCGCATGGGCAGGCGCAGGCGGTGGTCGGCGGGCAGGGCGTCCAGCACCTCGGCAGGCAGGCCGCGGCTCTCGGGGCCGAACAGGAAGGCGTCGCCGGGCTGGAAGCTGGCGTCGTGGAAGGGCCGTGAACCTTTGGTGGTAAAGGCGAACAGGCGCGGCTGGCCGAGGCTCTCCAGGCAGCTGGCCAGGTCGGCGTGGCGCTGCAGGGTCGCGTACTCATGGTAATCGAGCCCGGCCCGGCGCAAGCGCTTGTCGTCCAGCTCAAAACCGATAGGCTCAATCAAATGCAGGTGGCAACCGCTGTTGGCGCACAGCCGGATGATGTTGCCGGTATTGGGCGGAATTTCTGGCTGAAAAAGGATGACGTGAAACATGCACGGCTCCGAACGAAAAGACGGGCTGCATTCTACTCCTGAAGACGACCCCAGGCCGAATCTCTGGCCGCGAGTCATGTTTTCGTTGGCATTGGTCGGACTGATGGTCGGGCTGATGATCGGTCGACTGACTGCGCCCGAACCCCGGGTGCTGGAGCAGATCGAAGTCGTCCCTGCGGGGTTGCAGCTCTGGTTCAACGAGCAGCCCGAGATCCATGGCGAACATGTGGATGGCGCGGTGGCGCTGTTGATCAATGCACAAGGCAAGGCACAGCAGGGTCGCTTGCAGCTGGCGGGCAAGCCTGTCAGTTGGCGGGTGCGCAAGACGGATCAGGGTTTGTTGCTGAATCTGGTGGCGGCCCGTCCGGTGCGTGGCGAGTGGGCCGGTGCGACGGTGGACGGGCGCTGGAGGCTGGAGATCAGCCTCCGGGAGGAATAAAAGAGGGGAATCCCCGGCCTGCCTGTACCAAGGCCCCCAAAACTGGTGTTGATAGAGTCTATGCAGGGCGTGTGCCAGTTTTGTTTCAAGGGGTTTGAATATTTTTGGAGGCCTTGTTTTTCACGGCTTTCAGAGGTGTTTTGGATTTTTTGGATGGCGCATGGAGCGTGCCAGGAAGGGAGCGATGCGAGGTGGCAGCGCATTCGGGCGGTGCACGGAATCGGTTCAGTGCACAAAAGCGGCGTCTTTTTCAGATCTTGGAGGGGCCTATCGGCCCCTAATCGCTGGCAAGCCAGCTCCCACAAAGTCAAGTGTTGCACATCCCATGTGGGAGCTGGCTTGCCAGCGATCGGCCATCAGCCGGTGAGGTGATTAAGCCTCATCCCCCTCATCATCATCCCCACCCGCGACCTTCATCCCCAATTCCTTGATCTTGCGGGTCAAGGTATTGCGACCCCAACCAAGCAGCACGGCGGCATCGCGGCGGCGGCCGGCGGTGTGTTTGAGGGCGGTTTCGATCATGATCCGCTCGAAGCTTGGTACGGCGCTGTCGAGCAGGTTCGATTGGCCGCGCGCCAATGCCTGATCGGCCCACTGGCGCAAGGCCTGCTCCCAATTGGTGACCGGGGCCGAATCCTGCGGCAGGCTAAGCAGCTCCGGCGGCAAATCGCCGATATGTACTTCGCGGCCGGATGCCATCACGGTAATCCAGCGGCAGGTGTTCTCCAGTTGGCGCACGTTGCCGGGCCACGGCAGGTTCTTCAGGTATTCCTCGGTTTCGGCCTTGAGCAGTTTCGGTTCCACTGCCAGCTCTTGTGCGGCGCGGCTGAGAAAATGCCTGGCGAGGGTCGGGATGTCTTCGCGACGATCCGCCAGCCGTGGAATATGAATGCGGATCACGTTCAGGCGGTGGAACAAGTCCTCCCGGAACTTGCCGGCGTGCACCAGGGTTTCCAGGTTCTGGTGGGTGGCGGCGATGATGCGCACGTCGACCTTGACCGGAACATGCCCCCCCACCCGATAGAATTCGCCATCGGCCAACACACGCAGCAGCCGGGTTTGAGTGTCGGCGGGCATGTCGCCGATCTCGTCGAGAAACAGGGTGCCACCGTCGGCTTGTTCGAAGCGCCCGCGACGCAGGTTGGCGGCACCGGTGAACGCACCTTTCTCGTGGCCGAACAGTTCGGACTCCATCAGGTCCTTGGGAATCGCCGCCATGTTCAGGGCAATGAACGGCGAAGCCGCGCGAGGGCTATGGCGGTGCAGGGCGTGGGCGACCAGCTCTTTGCCTGTACCGGACTCGCCATTGATCAGCACCGTAATGTTGGAGTGGCTCAAACGCCCGATGGCGCGAAACACTTCCTGCATGGCTGGCGCTTCGCCGATAATCTCCGGTGTGCGGGTCAGGCTTGGCGCGACCTCCAGGCCTTGTTGTTCCTGGGCATGCTGGTTGGCACGCTTGACCAGCGAAACGGCTTCGTCGACGTCGAACGGCTTGGGCAGATACTCGAATGCACCGCCTTGGTAGGAAGCCACGGCGCTGTCCAGGTCCGAGTGCGCGGTCATGATAATCACCGGCAGGCGTGGGTGCTGTTCGCGGATGCGTGCCAGCAGCTCCAGGCCACTGGCGCCGGGCATGCGGATATCGGAAATGATGACGTCCGGCTGTTGCCGGGCCAGGCGACTCATCACGCCGTCGGCACTGTCGAAGCTTTGGGTGGTCATGCCTTCTTGTTGCAAGGCTTTTTCCAGTACCCAGCGGATGGAACGGTCGTCATCGACGATCCAGACAGTTTCACTACGGCTCATGACGAGGTGGCTCCTTGTTCCAGCGGCAGGAAGATCGAGAAAGTCGTGTGGCCGGGATGGCTGTCACACTCGATCAGGCCCTGGTGCTGACTGATGATGTTCTGGGTAATGGCCAGGCCCAGCCCGGTGCCGTCAGGGCGTCCGCTGACCATTGGATAGAAGATGGTTTCCTGCAGCTCGCCCGGAATGCCCGGGCCGTTGTCGATAATTTCGATCTTGCTGACCAGCCGATGCCGGGTGTGGCCAATGGTGAACTGGCGCATGGCCCGGGTGCGCAGGCTGATGCGTCCCAGGCGGAGCTCGTTCTGGCCGCTGATGGCCTGCATCGCATTGCGTACGATATTGAGAACCGCCTGGATCATTTGCTCGCGGTCGATCAGAACGTCAGGCAGGCTCGGGTCGTAATCACGCACCAGTGTGATGCCGCCCTGACTCTCGGCTTCGACCAGGCTGCAAACATGCTCGAGTACTTCATGGATGTTGGTCATCGCCAGTGACGGCAGTTTGTTCGAGCCGAGCATGCGGTCGACCAGGTTACGCAGGCGGTCGGCCTCTTCGATAATGACGTTGGTGTAGTCCTTGAGGTGTTCTTCGGGCAATTCTCGCGACAGCAATTGCGCGGCACCTCGAATACCCCCCAGCGGGTTCTTGATCTCGTGGGCCAGGCCACGCACCAGCATCTTGGTGGTTTCCTGCTTGGAGAGCTGGGCCTCTTCCTTGGTGATGCGCAGCAGGCGATCACGCGGGTGTACTTCCAGCAGCAGCAGGGTTTCACCCTTGTTCAAAATCGGCGTCACGGCGTAGTCGACGGTCAGGGTCTGACCGGTCAAGGCCGTGAGCATGGCCTCGCGCTTGGTAAAAGGGTGCGCCTGCTCAACCGCCTGGCGGAGTGAATTCAGCGCCTCGGCCGATTCGGTGAACAGTTCGCTGATGAATTGACCATGGCTACGTTGGCCGCTGATCGCCAATAGCATCTCTGCCGCAGGATTCATGTACTCAAGACGCAGATCGGCGTTGAGCAGAATCGTGGCAGTGGTCAAGTTATCGAGTAATAGTCGGTGCAGTGCATCGCTGATGGTCATTAGCTGTCGTTGACCTCTTTTGGCACATTGAGACCCGTCCATGTCCGGGCCCGCGCGCGCTGGTAATCCCCTGGTACAAAGAAAATGCAAGAACCAAACCAAGGCTCCGAAAAGAAGCGCTATTGCGGAAAAACAGTGGCTTTACTGCCCTATTAATGACTTCAACCTGCTGGTGTACCCCAGTATTGATCCAAAATGGGCTACGCGTTTGTTGAAGGGGCGACCATGTGCACCAATATAGAGCGATTGCGGCCGGCAGGTGAATGGGAAGGCGCAGTGACATCCGCTCATCGGTTCAGATGGACCCTGAGTACGGTGAAGGTAATCGTCTGACTTTGTTGCACGACCTGGTCATCGTTCAGCACCTGTACCGCCAGGTTGTGCTCGCCGCGATCGATGTTCACCAGTTGTAGATGCGGCACGTTACCGGGCTGTCCGTAGGGTTGCCCGTCCAGCAAGAGGCGCAAGCGATGCTCAGGTTGCAGAGGTGGCTGTATCCGTACGTCGACGGTCAGATTACCGTTATTGGCGCGCACGGCTTGTTGATCAGGAATGTTCGCAGGCTCCAGTATCGAATAGGGTTCGGCACTGCTGCTGCGTGGCTTGGGTGCGGGGGGCGTCGATGGCGAAGGTGGCAGTGGCGCGACGCTGTTGAGTGGTGACAGCTGAACCCGTTCGCTGACGGCGTCATTCGGGGGCTGCTGGCTGTAGGCTGCATTCCCATTGGCATCGG is a window from the Pseudomonas sp. LS1212 genome containing:
- a CDS encoding polyamine ABC transporter substrate-binding protein, translated to MPIIKMPRITALLSALTLSGLACQAWAQDVVNIYNWTDYIAENTLADFQRDTGIKPVYDVFDSNETLEGKLLAGRTGYDVVVPSNHFLGRQIKAGVFQKLDLAKLPNRSNLDPKLLERLQVNDPGNQYSVPYLWGTNGIGYNVTKIKEVLGTDRIDSWNVLFEPENLKKLKACGVSFMDSADEIFPAMLNYMGLDPNSKQLKDYAQAEDKLKSLRPYITYFHSSKYVSDLANGDICIAFGYSGDVFQAMKRAEDAGNGVQIAYVVPREGGNLWFDMLTIPVDAKNVEQAHAFINYLLQPQAIASVSDYVGYANANTQATALMTEQIRNDPSIYPPAAVQQKLYVSSEQPPEIMRWVTRSWNKLKSGR
- a CDS encoding glutamine synthetase family protein, whose product is MKGNLDRLSQWLKDNKITEVECLISDLSGIARGKISPTNKFLNEQGMRLPESVLLQTVTGDYVEDEVYYDLLDPADIDMHCRPDEEAVFLVPWALEPTAQVIHDTHDKRGNPIELSPRNILKKVLKLYTQQGWKPIIAPEMEFYLTQRSDDPDYPLKPPVGRSGRQETGRQSYSIEATNEFDPLFEDMYNWSEAQGLDLDTLIHEEGTAQMEINFRHGDPLHLADQIFVFKRTLREAALKHNVSATFMAKPMTGEPGSAMHLHQSVVNLETGRTVFSNPDGSMSELFLHHIGGLQKYIPETLPLFAPNVNSFRRFLPDTSAPVNVEWGEENRTVGLRVPDSDPQNRRVENRLPGADANPYLALAASLLCGFVGMIEGVEPSQPVQGRGYERRNLALPLTLEAALERMEQSDMLKEHLGPRFTKGYVAVKRVEHENFKQVISSWEREFLLLSV
- a CDS encoding helix-turn-helix domain-containing protein; translated protein: MQIQAHNALDVNEQQTVIDGWEQHYQQMSPGAFRGQIVHMEVGGVAVYEEQMNTRVEQYFHAPASSLVFSFDTNDGSLYLLNGESQNTWITPENYKEVAVVLDHKYLSGLDCLDLSVLDGLFLTPLGSQQSRVFGRWLSSTLANLLWANDQLAEESLARQLVDDCLYVLECSTPTLDGSGLRRLAHDRKIVRRVLELVTAFPDENFNALELAKAAGVSVRQLQKSFTAFIGVAPNHWLRLRRLNAAHRDLLRARPGETTVAEIAMRWSFWHLGRFSEAYRNLFNELPSCTLLRRP
- a CDS encoding rhodanese-like domain-containing protein, producing the protein MVANLIQFATNHYLLVGIFAVLLVLLILSELSRGGRSLSTRELTALVNKEQGLVIDIRTSKDYAAGHIVGALNIPQDKLAARIGELEKHKGKTLIVVDNMGQHAGTSCRELLKAGYNAAKLSGGVSSWRADNLPLVK
- the grxC gene encoding glutaredoxin 3; its protein translation is MANVVVYSSDWCPYCVRAKALLESKGVAFEEIKVDGKPQVRAEMTSKAGRTSVPQIWIDSTHVGGCDDLYALERSGKLDKLLQA
- the secB gene encoding protein-export chaperone SecB, which gives rise to MIDEQNNGAAASDEENSPQFSLQRIYVRDLSFEAPKSPAIFRQQWEPSVALDLNTRQKALEGDFHEVVLTLSVTVKNGEEVAFIAEVQQAGIFLIRNLDAASMTHTLGAFCPNILFPYAREALDSLVTRGSFPALMLAPVNFDALFAQEMARMQESGEAAPSLQ
- the trmL gene encoding tRNA (uridine(34)/cytosine(34)/5-carboxymethylaminomethyluridine(34)-2'-O)-methyltransferase TrmL, translating into MFHVILFQPEIPPNTGNIIRLCANSGCHLHLIEPIGFELDDKRLRRAGLDYHEYATLQRHADLASCLESLGQPRLFAFTTKGSRPFHDASFQPGDAFLFGPESRGLPAEVLDALPADHRLRLPMREGCRSLNLSNTVAVAVYEAWRQQGFV
- the ntrC gene encoding nitrogen regulation protein NR(I), with the translated sequence MSRSETVWIVDDDRSIRWVLEKALQQEGMTTQSFDSADGVMSRLARQQPDVIISDIRMPGASGLELLARIREQHPRLPVIIMTAHSDLDSAVASYQGGAFEYLPKPFDVDEAVSLVKRANQHAQEQQGLEVAPSLTRTPEIIGEAPAMQEVFRAIGRLSHSNITVLINGESGTGKELVAHALHRHSPRAASPFIALNMAAIPKDLMESELFGHEKGAFTGAANLRRGRFEQADGGTLFLDEIGDMPADTQTRLLRVLADGEFYRVGGHVPVKVDVRIIAATHQNLETLVHAGKFREDLFHRLNVIRIHIPRLADRREDIPTLARHFLSRAAQELAVEPKLLKAETEEYLKNLPWPGNVRQLENTCRWITVMASGREVHIGDLPPELLSLPQDSAPVTNWEQALRQWADQALARGQSNLLDSAVPSFERIMIETALKHTAGRRRDAAVLLGWGRNTLTRKIKELGMKVAGGDDDEGDEA
- the glnL gene encoding nitrogen regulation protein NR(II) is translated as MTISDALHRLLLDNLTTATILLNADLRLEYMNPAAEMLLAISGQRSHGQFISELFTESAEALNSLRQAVEQAHPFTKREAMLTALTGQTLTVDYAVTPILNKGETLLLLEVHPRDRLLRITKEEAQLSKQETTKMLVRGLAHEIKNPLGGIRGAAQLLSRELPEEHLKDYTNVIIEEADRLRNLVDRMLGSNKLPSLAMTNIHEVLEHVCSLVEAESQGGITLVRDYDPSLPDVLIDREQMIQAVLNIVRNAMQAISGQNELRLGRISLRTRAMRQFTIGHTRHRLVSKIEIIDNGPGIPGELQETIFYPMVSGRPDGTGLGLAITQNIISQHQGLIECDSHPGHTTFSIFLPLEQGATSS
- a CDS encoding DUF4124 domain-containing protein, producing MRTCLIGLLLVLALPATAQIYKYTDANGNAAYSQQPPNDAVSERVQLSPLNSVAPLPPSPSTPPAPKPRSSSAEPYSILEPANIPDQQAVRANNGNLTVDVRIQPPLQPEHRLRLLLDGQPYGQPGNVPHLQLVNIDRGEHNLAVQVLNDDQVVQQSQTITFTVLRVHLNR